One window of the Catenulispora sp. EB89 genome contains the following:
- a CDS encoding cellulose binding domain-containing protein, producing MRHTRPAPPFRPRRARQARQARRRRAVLHTALAALAALLVALAAALASSPAQALGVGGTPSPVTGNATHFDGLGAPYGGCGLPQANLDSQDFIALNVFNTPGNYGQFPRPVPPSQAGVLGMFDNGLNCGRWVKVSIGDFCTGTNDGAQNEPFCRNGSWVADKYNGATLNMLVADSCGDSNAWCRDDPYHIDLHTDSVNRFQLNGAAVGDLLDHWNNRQVTWQFINAPNYSGDINIGFIQGAQVYWPAISVSHLANGIHGVQYLSANGTWVAATMDSDMGQAYIIGPTVAAGSSYQIRVTDASDNLINGGQVYSFSLPSSCGSNCSAAYTQVAYTTSPGSGPSSPSSSPSSTPSSSPSSSPSSTPSSTPSSSAGAGCSVTSSVTGSWSSGYQVAFTVTNTGTAATSDWAVRFSFAGTQTIANSWNVTATQSGQAVTANSVSYNGSLAPGASTSWGMVVNGANQPLSRISCVST from the coding sequence GTGCGCCACACCAGACCAGCTCCACCGTTCCGCCCGCGCCGCGCACGCCAGGCACGCCAGGCGCGCCGCCGCCGCGCCGTCCTGCACACCGCCCTGGCCGCGCTCGCCGCGCTGCTCGTCGCGCTGGCCGCGGCGCTGGCCAGCAGCCCCGCGCAGGCGCTCGGCGTCGGCGGCACCCCGAGCCCGGTGACCGGCAACGCGACCCACTTCGACGGGCTCGGCGCGCCGTACGGCGGATGCGGCTTGCCGCAGGCGAACCTGGACTCGCAGGACTTCATCGCGCTGAACGTCTTCAACACGCCGGGGAACTACGGCCAGTTCCCGCGTCCGGTACCGCCGTCGCAGGCCGGCGTCCTGGGCATGTTCGACAACGGCCTGAACTGCGGCCGGTGGGTGAAGGTGAGCATCGGCGACTTCTGCACCGGCACCAACGACGGCGCGCAGAACGAGCCCTTCTGCCGCAACGGCTCGTGGGTCGCCGACAAGTACAACGGCGCGACGCTGAACATGCTGGTCGCCGACAGCTGCGGCGACTCCAACGCCTGGTGCCGCGACGACCCGTACCACATCGACCTGCACACCGACTCGGTCAACCGTTTCCAGCTGAACGGCGCCGCCGTCGGCGACCTGCTGGACCACTGGAACAACCGCCAGGTGACGTGGCAGTTCATCAACGCACCGAACTACAGCGGCGACATCAACATCGGGTTCATCCAGGGCGCTCAGGTGTACTGGCCGGCGATCTCGGTGTCGCACCTGGCGAACGGGATCCACGGCGTGCAGTACCTGTCGGCGAACGGGACGTGGGTCGCGGCGACGATGGACAGCGACATGGGGCAGGCGTACATCATCGGGCCGACGGTGGCCGCCGGGTCGAGCTACCAGATCCGGGTGACCGACGCCTCCGACAACCTCATCAACGGCGGTCAGGTGTACAGCTTCTCGCTGCCTTCGTCGTGCGGGAGCAACTGCAGCGCCGCATATACGCAGGTGGCGTATACGACATCGCCGGGTTCGGGGCCGAGTTCGCCGAGCTCTAGCCCCAGTTCCACGCCGAGCTCAAGCCCCAGTTCGAGCCCGAGTTCCACGCCGAGTTCCACGCCGAGTTCCAGCGCCGGCGCGGGATGCTCGGTGACGAGTTCGGTGACCGGCTCCTGGTCAAGCGGCTACCAGGTCGCGTTCACCGTGACGAACACGGGGACGGCCGCGACCTCCGATTGGGCGGTGCGCTTCTCCTTCGCCGGAACGCAGACGATCGCGAACTCCTGGAACGTGACCGCAACACAATCCGGCCAGGCGGTCACTGCGAACTCGGTGTCCTACAACGGATCCTTGGCGCCGGGCGCCTCGACCTCCTGGGGCATGGTCGTCAACGGAGCGAATCAACCGCTCAGTAGAATTTCTTGCGTTTCCACCTGA
- a CDS encoding inorganic diphosphatase gives MRFDVVIEIPAGSRNKYVMDHRLGRIRLERQLFTSTSYPADYGYIPDTLAQDGDPLDAIVLLDEPAFPGVEVAVRPVAVYRSHDEKGVDDKILCVPAGDPRYADVQDLADVAQERLDEIGHFFDIYKDTEPGRQAQPGSWADRAAAEAVIAADRRRRSEAAPE, from the coding sequence ATGCGATTCGACGTGGTGATCGAGATACCGGCCGGCTCCCGGAACAAGTACGTCATGGACCACCGCCTGGGGCGCATCCGCCTGGAGCGGCAGCTGTTCACCTCGACCAGCTATCCCGCCGACTACGGCTACATCCCCGACACACTGGCCCAGGACGGCGACCCCCTGGACGCCATCGTGCTGCTGGACGAGCCGGCGTTCCCGGGGGTGGAGGTGGCCGTCCGGCCGGTGGCGGTCTACCGCTCGCATGACGAGAAGGGGGTCGACGACAAGATCCTGTGCGTCCCGGCGGGCGACCCGCGCTACGCGGACGTCCAGGATCTGGCCGACGTCGCCCAGGAGCGGCTGGACGAGATCGGACACTTCTTCGACATCTACAAGGACACCGAGCCCGGTCGGCAGGCCCAACCGGGCAGCTGGGCCGACCGCGCCGCGGCCGAGGCGGTCATCGCCGCCGACCGCCGGCGCCGCAGTGAAGCAGCACCCGAATAA
- a CDS encoding response regulator — protein MIRVAVVDDDRLAPAGIRALLAAQPDIEVCAVHTSLAGHLAAGVEADVVLLDLLLQDGVAPARNIAALVRAGRTVLVMSVHADHREVWAAMQAGACGYLVKDDDPDQLADAIRTVHAGAVAITPELAFVISLSPPVLSPTEHQVLLLRSRGHTYEAIAHRLSVDKSTVATLLRRAGDKFARRAADTATATVVATATATATSTEPAAGTPSQPSMTSKARTASARHRIP, from the coding sequence GTGATCCGGGTCGCGGTGGTCGACGACGACCGGCTCGCCCCGGCGGGGATCAGGGCCCTGCTGGCCGCGCAGCCGGACATCGAGGTCTGCGCGGTGCACACGAGCCTGGCCGGGCATCTGGCCGCCGGGGTCGAGGCCGACGTGGTGCTGCTGGACCTGCTGCTGCAGGACGGCGTCGCCCCGGCCCGCAACATCGCGGCGCTGGTGCGCGCCGGCCGCACGGTGCTGGTCATGTCCGTGCACGCCGACCACCGGGAGGTCTGGGCGGCGATGCAGGCCGGCGCCTGCGGCTACCTGGTCAAGGACGACGATCCGGACCAGCTCGCCGACGCCATCCGGACCGTGCACGCCGGCGCCGTGGCGATCACGCCGGAGCTGGCCTTCGTCATCAGCCTCAGTCCGCCGGTGCTGTCCCCGACCGAGCACCAGGTGCTGCTGTTGCGCAGCCGCGGCCACACGTACGAGGCGATCGCGCACCGGCTGAGCGTGGACAAGTCCACGGTCGCCACGCTGCTGCGGCGGGCCGGGGACAAGTTCGCCAGGCGCGCCGCCGATACCGCCACAGCCACGGTTGTCGCCACCGCCACCGCCACCGCCACTTCCACCGAGCCTGCCGCCGGAACGCCGTCTCAGCCCTCGATGACGTCCAAAGCCCGCACCGCCTCGGCCAGGCACCGGATCCCGTAG